TGGCCTTATGCAAATCCCAGTCGGCTTGCAAGCGCATCCAAAACTGCGGGGACGTCTTCAGCATGCGACCGAGACGAAGTGCGGTATCCGCGGTAATCGCGCGCTTGCCCAACACGATTTCGTTGAGGCGATTGAGGGAAACCCCGAGACGACGCGCGGCATCAACTTGTTTGATGCCGAGCGGCGCCAGGAAATCTTCCTGAAGGATTTCGCCCGGCGGAATAGCCGGCCCCAACCACCGCGGATCCCTAGTGATAATCTTCGATGCAGACTTCGTGGGCATGGCCATCCTTCCATAGGAACGTCATTCGGTACCGATCGTTGACGCGTATACTGTAGTGTCCGGCGTAAACTCCCTTAAGCAGCTCGAGGCGGTTTCCCGCGGGAACTCTCAGGTCGTCCAGCCGCGCTGCTGCGTCAAGCGCCTTCATCTTCCGCTGCGCAACTCGCCATAGCGGACGCGGAATCCGGCGTGCGGCTCGTGTATCGCGCTCTCGGAAGAGATCGGCGCTCGCCTCATCACGGAAAGACTGAATCACGAGATCGCGGCACCCACCTGCTACATACTACACGGGTAGCGTGTAATAGTCAAGACGCCCACGTCATGGCTGGGGGAAGAAGTCCCGTGGTTCGGCCCCTTGCTGCCCGGGCCGCCCGTCGTGATACGATAGGGCGACCATGCGTCAGTCCAAAACCGATCCCGATCTCTACGAACGCGATCTCGCGATCTGGGCCCAGGGCCAGGCCAGCGCGATCCGCGAGGGGCGCTGGATGGGTGTCGATGTCGCAAATCTCGTGGAGGAGATCGAGGACATCGGCAAATCCCAACACAACGAACTCGAGAGCCGCTTGAGCGTGTTGCTCATGCACCTGATGAAGGTCGAACTGCAGCCGGAGCGCGATGAGAATCCCTCATGGTGGTCAACGGTCATCGAGCAGCAAAGGCGAATTCGGCGCCTCCTCGCGAAATCGCCGTCACTGCGCCCTCAGATCGCAGGCGTAGTCGGCGAAGAGTATCCCTCCGTGCGTAAGCGCGTTGCGCTAGAGGCGAACGTTGCGCTGGAATCGATTCCGGTGCGGCTGCCGCCGCGGGTCGAGCGCAATCTCGCAATCGCGCTCGAGGGCGGCGACTTCGAGGGTTTGGCCGACGTTCTCAACATGAACATCGTTCGCACGAGGACGCATGGAACTGCGCATTGACCATAACTCGGTGGACCGGTGTCGCGTCTTTGCGCGCGAGATCGTCGCGCCGGTCGAACAGTACATCGCGTCGCACTCCACGCGCTCCGTCGAGCGCGCGGTGCTGCGTCTGCTCGGCGTCGACGGCGTCAACGCCGACGACGCGCCGCTGCCCAACGTTCTCGTCGACGCGCTCTCGCAGTTCGATTTGCAGAGCGGCGCCGCGCTTACGTTCGGGAAGGCGCTCGCGCAGACGCGTCTAGAGCCTGCAGAGCTTGCGCGCGCGATTGCCGCAGGCGAGGTGACGTTTGCATCGTGCGCCGGCGTCTCCGACGCAGCGGCGCGAGCGGCCGTGCACGGGTACGTGGAGAAGGCGCTCGCGCAGATCGGCGGGCGGCGCTCCGAGCGCGAGGCGCTGCTCGAGCGCCTGCCGCAGCTCCCCCCGCCGCTGCTCTACGTCATCGTCGCGAGCGGCAACATCTACGAGGACCGCACGGCGGCCGTCGCCGCGGCGGAAGCCGGCGCGCAGATCATCGCGGTCATTCGCTCGACCGGCCAGTCGCTGCTCGATTACGTTCCGTACGGGCCGACGACGGAAGGCTTCGGCGGCACGTATGCCACGCAGGCGAACTTTCGCATCATGCGCGACGCGCTCGACGAGGTCTCGGAGAGACTCGGGCGCTACGTCATGCTCACGAACTACGCAAGCGGCCTGTGCATGCCGGAGATCGCCGCGATGGCGGCGATCGAGCGGCTCGACATGCTGCTCAACGATTCGATGTACGGCATTCTCTTCCGCGACATCAACATGCGCCGTACCTTCGTGGACCAGCACTTCAGCCGGGCGCTCAACGCGTATTCGGGAATCATCATCAACACCGGCGAAGACAACTACCTTACGACGGCCGATGCGGTGGAGCAGGCGCCGGCGGTGCTCGCCTCACAGTTCATCAACGAAGCCTTCGCCCACGGCGCCGGCTTGCCCGACGAACAGATCGGCCTCGGCGACGCGTACGAGATCGATCCCGATCTTCCCGACGGCTTTCTCTTCCAGCTCGCGCAGGCGCAGCTCGCGCGCCAAGTCTTCCCCAAGGCGCCGCTGAAGTACATGCCGCCGACCAAGCACATGACCGGCGACATCTTCAAGGGGCATCTCATCGACGCGATGTTCAATCTCACGTCGGTCATGACGGACCAGACGATTCACCTGTGCGGGATGCTGACCGAGGCGATTCACACGCCGTTTCTCTCCGATCGCATGCTCTCGCTCGAGAACGCGCGCTACGTGATGAATACCGCGCGGCACCTCGGCGACGAGATTGAGATCAAACCGGGCGGTATCGTCGAGCGGCGCGCGGCGCACGTGCTGCGCGAATGCGAAACATTGCTCGAGCGCGTCGCCGAGATGGGGCTCACCTCCGCGATCGAAGCCGCGGTTTTCGCGGACGTGTCGCGCTCGCCCGAAGGTGGACGCGGTTTGGAAGGCGTCTTCGAGCGCGGCGACGGGTACTGGAATCCGTTCGAGTAGACGCCCTCAGCTACCGCCGGATCTGCTTGTGTTGGAGCGATTGACAACACTATTCG
This genomic window from Candidatus Dormiibacterota bacterium contains:
- a CDS encoding HigA family addiction module antitoxin, producing MAMPTKSASKIITRDPRWLGPAIPPGEILQEDFLAPLGIKQVDAARRLGVSLNRLNEIVLGKRAITADTALRLGRMLKTSPQFWMRLQADWDLHKAIARLKAS
- a CDS encoding type II toxin-antitoxin system RelE/ParE family toxin, which gives rise to MIQSFRDEASADLFRERDTRAARRIPRPLWRVAQRKMKALDAAARLDDLRVPAGNRLELLKGVYAGHYSIRVNDRYRMTFLWKDGHAHEVCIEDYH
- a CDS encoding DUF29 domain-containing protein translates to MRQSKTDPDLYERDLAIWAQGQASAIREGRWMGVDVANLVEEIEDIGKSQHNELESRLSVLLMHLMKVELQPERDENPSWWSTVIEQQRRIRRLLAKSPSLRPQIAGVVGEEYPSVRKRVALEANVALESIPVRLPPRVERNLAIALEGGDFEGLADVLNMNIVRTRTHGTAH
- a CDS encoding lysine 5,6-aminomutase subunit alpha, whose translation is MELRIDHNSVDRCRVFAREIVAPVEQYIASHSTRSVERAVLRLLGVDGVNADDAPLPNVLVDALSQFDLQSGAALTFGKALAQTRLEPAELARAIAAGEVTFASCAGVSDAAARAAVHGYVEKALAQIGGRRSEREALLERLPQLPPPLLYVIVASGNIYEDRTAAVAAAEAGAQIIAVIRSTGQSLLDYVPYGPTTEGFGGTYATQANFRIMRDALDEVSERLGRYVMLTNYASGLCMPEIAAMAAIERLDMLLNDSMYGILFRDINMRRTFVDQHFSRALNAYSGIIINTGEDNYLTTADAVEQAPAVLASQFINEAFAHGAGLPDEQIGLGDAYEIDPDLPDGFLFQLAQAQLARQVFPKAPLKYMPPTKHMTGDIFKGHLIDAMFNLTSVMTDQTIHLCGMLTEAIHTPFLSDRMLSLENARYVMNTARHLGDEIEIKPGGIVERRAAHVLRECETLLERVAEMGLTSAIEAAVFADVSRSPEGGRGLEGVFERGDGYWNPFE